In Rhabdothermincola sediminis, a single genomic region encodes these proteins:
- the argC gene encoding N-acetyl-gamma-glutamyl-phosphate reductase — protein sequence MISVGVVGASGFTGAELLRLLGAHPGFEVVVATGDTQAGTAVADLYPSLAAAYPHLSFRSLEDMSLLSSVELAFLALPHGASQELVGRLPASVRWVIDLSADFRLRDPSLYPSWYGAPHTAPELLVRFVYGLPELFRKDLAGAARVAVPGCYPTAASLALAPLVEEGLVEPSGLIVDAASGVSGAGRTPKPSTAFCTVDEDFTAYGLLSHRHTPEMEQVLASVAPDGEEVSVLFTPHLAPMNRGILATCYARPRAEVSTGFLLDLYRERYAGEPFLVVSDRSPSTKAALGSNSAHLTVRFDERTGWVVALCAIDNLVKGASGQAIQCANLLTGQPEETGLSAIGVYP from the coding sequence ATGATCTCGGTCGGCGTGGTTGGGGCCTCGGGCTTCACCGGGGCGGAGCTGCTCCGGTTGCTGGGGGCGCACCCAGGTTTCGAGGTGGTGGTCGCCACCGGCGACACCCAGGCCGGGACCGCAGTGGCCGACCTCTACCCGAGCCTGGCGGCCGCCTACCCGCACCTGTCGTTCCGGTCGCTCGAGGACATGAGCCTCCTGAGCAGTGTCGAGCTGGCCTTCCTCGCTCTCCCGCACGGCGCCTCGCAGGAGCTCGTCGGCCGGCTGCCGGCCTCGGTGCGATGGGTCATCGACCTCTCCGCCGACTTCCGGCTCCGCGACCCCTCGCTCTACCCCTCGTGGTACGGGGCGCCGCACACCGCGCCCGAGCTGCTCGTGCGCTTCGTCTACGGCCTCCCGGAGCTGTTCCGCAAGGACCTGGCCGGCGCCGCCCGGGTGGCCGTTCCCGGTTGCTACCCGACCGCGGCCTCCCTCGCGCTGGCCCCGCTGGTGGAGGAGGGGTTGGTCGAGCCCTCGGGGCTGATCGTCGACGCCGCCAGTGGGGTGTCCGGCGCGGGGCGGACCCCGAAGCCCTCGACGGCGTTCTGCACGGTGGACGAGGACTTCACCGCGTACGGGTTGCTCTCGCACCGGCACACGCCCGAGATGGAACAGGTCCTGGCGAGTGTGGCCCCCGACGGAGAGGAGGTGTCGGTGCTGTTCACCCCCCATCTGGCGCCGATGAACCGCGGCATCCTCGCCACCTGCTACGCGCGGCCGCGGGCGGAGGTCTCCACCGGCTTCTTGCTCGATCTCTACCGGGAGCGCTATGCGGGTGAGCCCTTCCTGGTGGTGAGTGACCGCTCGCCCTCCACCAAGGCCGCGCTCGGCTCCAACAGCGCGCACCTCACGGTCCGCTTCGATGAGCGGACCGGCTGGGTGGTCGCCCTGTGCGCGATCGACAACCTGGTGAAGGGGGCCTCCGGGCAGGCGATCCAGTGCGCCAACCTCCTCACCGGGCAACCGGAGGAGACCGGCCTCTCGGCGATCGGGGTGTACCCGTGA
- the pheT gene encoding phenylalanine--tRNA ligase subunit beta, whose protein sequence is MKVLLSWLREFAPFEGDPVMLGEQMSDLGMAVESIGRLGEGLDGIVVATVLALRPHPDADRIQLVEVDAGDGQPLQICCGAFNMSVGDKVPLATLGTVMPNGLRIERRKLRGEWSNGMLCSGAELGLGTDHSGILILDPTLEAGTDLRTALGIENDVLYDLEINPNRPDAMSVAGVARDLAARLRVPFSLPDPAVEEKGTPLESFSVEILDTDLCGRFVARLLRGVSVGSSPAWLRTRLLALGMRPINHVVDVSNYVMLELGQPNHTFDLSKIRGGGLRVRWAKDGERIVTLDGVERSLRSSDGVVADGEGTAVAIAGVMGGLSTEIDRSTTDVLLEMAWWQPMAIARTSKRLGLRSEASARFERGTDPEVIDLAARRFAELLVTGGGELAPGVIDERGDLPVPPTVRVRTSRVNGLLGTSLSTAQIEGYLEPIGFRCEPAASSGGEEALAVTVPSFRPDTATETDVIEEVARHLGYGQIPRTQPTAVRTGGLTERQRERRLVREVMVGLGVDEAMPMPFLDPGDLERTGSPLPGITIANPLAAEESVLRTSLRPGLLKALGYNASHRNLGVRLFEVGKVFRMVDGQELPDEPEHLAVALAGSDAFEAVGAWRVLAGALAVADARLEQVPVAGLHPTRSAQVVVAGELVGAVGEIDPAVLAGFGIPERVAWLELDLDHLLGLPHGERRYRPVSRYPSSDLDLAFEVDEGVPAAEVESLIRSSAGELLSSLRLFDVFRGPPLPEGRRSLAYRLRLQAADRTLTDDEVAELRAAVVAAVEAAFPARLRG, encoded by the coding sequence GTGAAGGTCCTGCTGTCGTGGTTGCGGGAGTTCGCGCCCTTCGAGGGCGATCCGGTGATGCTCGGGGAGCAGATGAGCGACCTCGGCATGGCCGTGGAGTCCATCGGACGGCTCGGCGAGGGCCTCGACGGCATCGTGGTGGCGACGGTCCTCGCGCTCCGGCCCCACCCGGACGCGGACAGGATCCAGCTGGTCGAGGTCGATGCGGGCGACGGTCAGCCGCTGCAGATCTGCTGCGGCGCCTTCAACATGTCGGTGGGCGACAAGGTCCCGCTGGCGACGTTGGGTACGGTCATGCCCAACGGTCTGCGCATCGAGCGCCGGAAGCTGCGGGGCGAATGGTCGAACGGCATGCTCTGCTCCGGAGCCGAGCTCGGCCTGGGGACCGATCACAGCGGCATCCTGATCCTCGATCCGACGCTCGAGGCCGGTACCGATCTGCGCACGGCGCTCGGCATCGAGAACGACGTCCTCTACGACCTCGAGATCAATCCGAACCGGCCGGACGCGATGTCGGTGGCCGGCGTGGCCCGTGACCTGGCGGCCAGGCTGCGCGTGCCGTTCTCCCTGCCGGATCCCGCGGTGGAGGAGAAGGGCACACCCCTGGAGTCCTTCTCCGTGGAGATCCTCGACACCGATCTCTGCGGACGCTTCGTCGCTCGGCTCCTGCGGGGCGTCAGCGTGGGCTCGTCCCCTGCGTGGTTGCGCACCCGCCTGCTGGCGCTGGGCATGAGGCCCATCAACCACGTGGTGGACGTGTCGAACTACGTGATGCTCGAGCTCGGCCAGCCGAACCACACCTTCGACCTGTCCAAGATCCGCGGCGGGGGGCTGCGGGTCCGGTGGGCGAAGGATGGCGAGCGCATCGTCACCCTCGACGGTGTGGAGCGCTCGCTTCGTTCGAGCGATGGGGTGGTGGCCGACGGGGAGGGCACCGCGGTCGCCATCGCCGGGGTGATGGGGGGTCTGTCGACCGAGATCGACCGGTCCACCACCGACGTGCTTCTGGAGATGGCGTGGTGGCAGCCCATGGCCATCGCCCGCACCTCCAAGCGGCTGGGGCTGCGCTCCGAGGCGTCGGCCCGATTCGAGCGGGGCACCGACCCGGAGGTGATCGACCTCGCCGCCCGGCGCTTCGCGGAGTTGCTGGTCACCGGGGGCGGCGAGCTGGCACCGGGGGTGATCGACGAGCGGGGCGACCTGCCGGTGCCTCCGACGGTGCGGGTCCGCACCAGCCGGGTGAACGGCCTGCTGGGGACGTCGTTGAGCACGGCGCAGATCGAGGGCTACCTCGAGCCGATCGGGTTCCGTTGCGAACCGGCTGCGAGCAGCGGCGGGGAGGAGGCCCTGGCGGTGACGGTGCCATCGTTCCGGCCGGACACCGCCACCGAGACCGACGTCATCGAGGAGGTCGCCCGCCACCTCGGGTACGGTCAGATCCCCCGCACGCAGCCCACGGCTGTCCGCACGGGCGGCCTCACGGAGAGGCAGCGGGAGCGCCGGCTGGTGCGAGAGGTCATGGTCGGTTTGGGGGTCGACGAGGCGATGCCCATGCCCTTCCTGGACCCGGGCGATCTGGAGCGCACCGGCAGCCCCCTACCGGGCATCACGATCGCCAACCCCCTGGCGGCCGAGGAGAGCGTGCTGCGGACCTCGCTGCGCCCGGGTCTGCTCAAGGCGCTCGGGTACAACGCATCCCACCGCAACCTCGGCGTACGCCTCTTCGAGGTGGGCAAGGTCTTCCGGATGGTCGACGGGCAGGAGCTCCCCGATGAGCCGGAGCACCTGGCGGTCGCGCTGGCTGGGTCCGACGCGTTCGAGGCCGTCGGCGCCTGGCGGGTACTCGCGGGTGCGCTCGCCGTCGCCGATGCCCGTCTGGAGCAGGTGCCCGTCGCGGGGCTGCACCCCACCAGGTCCGCCCAGGTGGTGGTGGCCGGTGAGCTGGTCGGGGCAGTGGGGGAGATCGACCCCGCGGTCCTGGCGGGGTTCGGTATCCCTGAGCGAGTGGCGTGGCTGGAGCTGGATCTGGACCACCTCCTGGGGCTACCGCACGGCGAGCGCCGCTACCGGCCCGTCAGCCGGTATCCCTCGAGCGATCTCGACCTGGCGTTCGAAGTCGACGAGGGGGTGCCTGCCGCGGAGGTCGAGTCGCTCATCCGATCGAGCGCCGGGGAGCTGCTCTCGTCACTGCGGCTGTTCGACGTGTTCCGGGGCCCTCCGCTGCCCGAAGGGCGCCGCAGCCTCGCGTACCGCTTGCGGTTGCAGGCCGCGGACCGCACACTGACCGACGACGAGGTGGCAGAGCTGCGCGCCGCCGTGGTGGCGGCGGTCGAAGCGGCGTTCCCGGCGCGACTCCGGGGCTGA
- the argJ gene encoding bifunctional glutamate N-acetyltransferase/amino-acid acetyltransferase ArgJ, whose translation MSVTAPAGFVAAGIHAGVKQAGTPDLSLVATADGVPVPAAGVFTSNLMTAAPVTVSRSHLQASGGRAAAVILNSGNANAATGEPGCRDAELMCDLTAAELGCDRHHVLVCSTGLIGIPLPIDRIAAAIPALVAARDVRGAADAAEAIRTTDTHRKETVVRGEGFVVGAMAKGAAMLAPNMATMLAVLTTDAAAEPAVLKQILAEAVAGSFNLLDVDGCQSTNDTVLLLASGRAGPVESGALAAAVAEACRDLAGQMAGDAEGATKVVHLTVTGAHSDEDALRGARQIARSQLTKCSWYGADPYWGRVASDLGSAGIAFDPRLLSITYGEVTVCHGGVAVEHDRDALGEHMAGRHLYITADLGLGAGRASLLTNDLTHAYVDENMGTS comes from the coding sequence GTGAGCGTCACCGCGCCGGCGGGGTTCGTCGCCGCCGGGATCCATGCCGGTGTGAAGCAGGCGGGCACACCCGACCTCTCGCTCGTGGCCACGGCGGACGGGGTGCCGGTGCCCGCGGCCGGCGTGTTCACCAGCAACCTCATGACCGCGGCGCCGGTGACGGTCAGCCGGTCGCACCTGCAGGCCAGTGGGGGCCGGGCCGCGGCGGTGATCCTCAACAGCGGTAACGCCAACGCGGCGACGGGTGAGCCCGGCTGCCGCGACGCGGAGCTCATGTGCGACCTCACCGCCGCGGAGCTCGGTTGCGACCGCCATCACGTGCTCGTCTGCTCGACCGGTCTGATCGGCATCCCGCTGCCCATCGACCGCATCGCGGCGGCGATCCCCGCCCTGGTCGCGGCCCGCGACGTGCGCGGGGCGGCCGACGCGGCCGAGGCGATCCGCACCACCGACACGCATCGCAAGGAGACCGTGGTCCGCGGCGAGGGGTTCGTGGTGGGCGCGATGGCGAAAGGGGCGGCGATGCTGGCCCCGAACATGGCGACGATGCTGGCCGTGCTGACCACCGACGCCGCCGCGGAGCCGGCGGTGCTGAAGCAGATCCTGGCCGAGGCCGTGGCTGGCTCGTTCAACCTGCTCGACGTGGACGGTTGCCAATCGACCAACGACACCGTGCTGCTGCTGGCGAGCGGTCGAGCCGGACCGGTGGAAAGCGGCGCGCTGGCGGCCGCGGTGGCCGAAGCCTGCCGTGATCTCGCGGGCCAGATGGCGGGCGATGCGGAAGGAGCCACGAAGGTCGTCCATCTCACGGTCACCGGCGCGCATTCCGACGAGGACGCGCTCCGGGGTGCGCGGCAGATCGCCCGTAGCCAGCTCACCAAGTGCTCGTGGTACGGCGCCGACCCCTATTGGGGGCGTGTCGCCAGCGATCTCGGCTCCGCGGGCATCGCCTTCGACCCGAGGCTGCTGAGCATCACCTACGGCGAGGTGACGGTCTGTCACGGAGGGGTCGCCGTGGAGCACGACCGCGACGCGCTGGGCGAGCATATGGCCGGGCGACACCTGTACATCACCGCCGACCTGGGGCTCGGTGCCGGGCGGGCCAGCCTGCTCACGAACGACCTCACCCACGCGTACGTCGACGAGAACATGGGGACCTCGTGA
- the argB gene encoding acetylglutamate kinase — protein sequence MTAADPALTAEVLIEALPYIRRFRASTLVVKLGGNAMVEPRLAQTFADDIVLLQAVGIQVVVVHGGGPQIGELMARLGKEPEFREGLRVTDAETLDIARMVLLGKINSDIVASINVHGPLAVGLSGADAGLIVAGARDPELGFVGDVVSVNPHIVERLLAEDLIPVVSTIGTDPTGQAYNINADTAAGAIAGALGAEKVVYLTDVAGLLRDLDDPSSLIAHITVPELEALVDAGALGGGMLPKIRACLDALAGGARSAHLLDGRVPHVLLLELFTDAGIGTMIEPEGQP from the coding sequence GTGACCGCTGCCGATCCCGCGCTCACGGCCGAGGTGCTGATCGAAGCGTTGCCCTACATCCGCCGGTTCCGGGCATCGACGCTGGTGGTGAAGCTCGGTGGGAACGCCATGGTCGAACCGCGACTGGCCCAGACCTTCGCGGACGACATCGTGCTGCTCCAGGCGGTGGGCATCCAGGTGGTCGTGGTGCACGGCGGTGGACCGCAGATCGGCGAGCTGATGGCCCGGCTGGGCAAGGAGCCGGAGTTCCGCGAGGGCCTCCGGGTGACCGATGCCGAGACGCTCGACATCGCCCGCATGGTGTTGCTCGGCAAGATCAACAGCGACATCGTGGCCAGCATCAACGTGCACGGGCCCCTCGCCGTGGGGCTCTCGGGAGCCGACGCGGGCCTGATCGTCGCCGGTGCTCGCGACCCGGAGCTCGGCTTCGTAGGTGACGTGGTGTCGGTGAACCCGCACATCGTGGAGCGCCTCCTGGCGGAGGATCTCATCCCGGTGGTGAGCACCATCGGCACCGACCCGACCGGTCAGGCCTACAACATCAACGCCGACACCGCCGCCGGCGCGATCGCGGGAGCGCTGGGGGCCGAGAAGGTGGTGTACCTGACCGACGTGGCAGGCCTGTTGCGAGACCTCGACGACCCGTCTTCGCTCATCGCTCACATCACCGTGCCCGAGCTCGAGGCGCTGGTCGACGCCGGCGCCCTGGGGGGCGGGATGCTCCCCAAGATCCGCGCCTGCCTCGACGCGCTCGCGGGCGGGGCCCGCTCCGCGCACCTGCTGGACGGCCGGGTGCCGCACGTGCTGCTGCTCGAGCTGTTCACCGACGCGGGGATCGGCACGATGATCGAGCCCGAGGGCCAGCCGTGA